The Streptomyces vinaceus genome contains the following window.
CCGGGCGGGCATCGACACCAGTGCCGGCACCTCCGCCGGGCGCAGCCAGCCCGCGGCCGCGTACACCGCCAGCTCCCCGGCGACCGCCCGCAGCCGGCGCCGCCTTATCCGTACGGCCAGCCACAGCAGCAGGGCGAACACCGGGACCATCACGCAGCCGTAGACCACGTAGAACCCGTGCTCCCCGAACCGCGAGGAGCTGTTCCACAGCGCGTGCAGACCCATCGCGGCCAGTAGTCCGAGCAGCGGCAGCCCGGTCCGGCGCACCCGGCCCGCCCCGAGCGCGGCCGCGCCGAACCCGAGTCCGGTGAGCACCGTGAACAGCGGGTGCGCGAACGGCGACACCACGATCCGCACGAAGAAGGTCGCCGCCGTCACCGAGTCCAGCGGGGCGGCACCGCTCTCCACGTCCTCGCCGAAGGCGTTGCCGAGATAGAGGACGTTCTCGGTGCAGGCGAAGCCGGTGGCGGTGAACCCGGCCACCACGAACCCGTCGGCGGGGCCGGTGAACTGGCGTTTTCGGAACGCGAACACCAGCAGCAGGGCGGCCGCCTTGGCGCTCTCCTCGACCACCGGCGCGATCGCCACCGAACCGAGCCGGTCGGCGGCCGAGGCATCGGCGGTGGCCGCCTCTATCCACTCGGTGGCGAAGTTGTTGGCCAGTATCGCGATCAGGGCCGCGGTGCAGGCGCCCCAGCCGAAGCAGAACAGCAGCTGCGCCCAGGGGCGGGGCGCGGCGCGGCCCAGCCACCGGAAGGCCGCCATGAGCGGCGGCACCGGCAGCACGGCCAGCCCGAGGCCGACGAAGAACCCCGCGGTACCCGTCTGCTCCCGCACGAGTTCGAGGATCGCCAGCCCCGACAGCGCCAGCACGGCGATCACGCACGCACGGACGCCGCGGACAGCAGGGAGCGCTCGGAACACACGATGACTCTAGCGAGCCGCTCTGACACGGCGAGTGACGTACGGGGTTTCTCTACTCGTTCGGGGAAGCGTGCTCCCGGCGCGCGAAGAGCAGGTCGTGCACGACGTGCCCCTTGTCGAGGCCCTGCCCCTCGAACCGGGTGAGCGGCCGGAACTCGGGCCGCGGCGCGTAGCCGCCGTCCGCCTGCGTGTTCTCGAACCGCGGGTGCGCGGTGAGCACTTCGAGCATCTGCTCGGCGTACGGCTCCCAGTCGGTCGCACAGTGCAGTACGGCCCCAGGGGCGAGGCGGGTCGCGGCGAGGTCGAGGAACTCGGGCTGGATCAGCCGCCGCTTGTGGTGACGGGCCTTGGGCCACGGGTCCGGGAAGTACACGCGCAGGCCGGCCAGGGAGTCGGGCGGCAGCATCTCGCGGAGCAGGATGATGGCGTCGCCGTTGGCGACGCGGACGTTGGTCATCCCGCCGCGCTCGGCGAGCGCGAGCAGGTTCCCCTGGCCGGGGGTGTGCACGTCGGCGGCGAGGATGCCGGTCGACGGATCGGCGGCGGCCA
Protein-coding sequences here:
- a CDS encoding PrsW family intramembrane metalloprotease; protein product: MFRALPAVRGVRACVIAVLALSGLAILELVREQTGTAGFFVGLGLAVLPVPPLMAAFRWLGRAAPRPWAQLLFCFGWGACTAALIAILANNFATEWIEAATADASAADRLGSVAIAPVVEESAKAAALLLVFAFRKRQFTGPADGFVVAGFTATGFACTENVLYLGNAFGEDVESGAAPLDSVTAATFFVRIVVSPFAHPLFTVLTGLGFGAAALGAGRVRRTGLPLLGLLAAMGLHALWNSSSRFGEHGFYVVYGCVMVPVFALLLWLAVRIRRRRLRAVAGELAVYAAAGWLRPAEVPALVSMPARSLARTLARSTGGRAAGRAVALYEADAAALALLRHRARHGGPAGVPDFACRERELLHRLWLRKATAGPALARAAVLEELVEPRPAPLAPLESLERVFVPLVPRSRRSGPWTPATPGGPSSSRPCVLPGGDGVR
- the trmB gene encoding tRNA (guanosine(46)-N7)-methyltransferase TrmB — encoded protein: MPEANSYVPPKWRTEPRFPDGPAPDPAGSHHERRIRSFQPRRSRVTTGQGEALKRLWGTWGLDIDGRSVIDLDEMFGGLPVVLEIGFGMGEATAQMAAADPSTGILAADVHTPGQGNLLALAERGGMTNVRVANGDAIILLREMLPPDSLAGLRVYFPDPWPKARHHKRRLIQPEFLDLAATRLAPGAVLHCATDWEPYAEQMLEVLTAHPRFENTQADGGYAPRPEFRPLTRFEGQGLDKGHVVHDLLFARREHASPNE